Part of the Permianibacter fluminis genome, GTCCTGCTGATGGATATCCGGCATCCGCTGACCGATCACGATCTGCTGATGCTGGAACTGGCCGACGCCGCCGGCAAACCGGTGCACATGCTGCTGACCAAGGCCGACAAACTGGCCTTTGGCGCCCGCAAGAACGCCCTGCTCGCCCTGCAAAAAGAATTGCGTGGCGACCCGCGTTACAGCGCCCAGCTGTTTTCGGCCACCGAAAATATCGGCATGGACGAGCTGAAAGCCAAAATGGACGAATGGTACGACGCGCAAGAAGATTGACCGCCGCGCACCGAACCGGCGTCAGAATGGCGAATTCAAGGCAAAAAAAAGCGCTGCAGATGCAGCGCTTTTTTCATGCAGAAATGATCAGGCGGCTTTGCGACGCAGGCGCAGCGCAACCAGACCCAGACCCAGCAGGGCAATGCCAGCCGGCTCCGGCACTTCAACTTGGTCAGCAACGTCAACGTTCAGCACGTGGAACGCCCAGCTGCCGTTGCGGCCATCGTTGCTGTTCAGCACGCCGTTGAAATCGGCTTGCGGACCATAACCCAGGGTGTGGGTGAAATGGGCATCGCCGTCATAACGGAAACCGTCGCTCAGGTTGGCACCGGCAGCGAAGTTGTCGTATTGGGCAATGGTCAGGAAGTAAGTACCGGCATTCAGGGCGACCGAGTAATAGGTATCCCAAGTGCCGTGGGTGTAGCTGACGCCATTCGACATCGTCGAACCGACGTTGCCGCCGTCATCCTGTTGCTGGACCAGACCGCCCATCGCATTCCAGATGGCGATGATCGGGTCGAAACCGCCGTCATCCCACGACGACGAGAAAATCGTCACGGTGCCCGGGTTGTCGATGTGGAAGCTCAGGGTGACGATATCGTTGTCTTGCGAAAACGTACCGTTGAAATCGTAATCTTGCAGATCAGCGCTGGCGCTGCCGGCAACAAAGGCCAGGGCGGCGGCAAACAGGGCACGGAACTTCATCAAAACTCTCCTTGTGATAACCGGCAAACGCGGTGCTGCGTCACAGCAAAAACCGATCCAAAGACTAACTGCTTGATTTATCTCGGTTAATACGGCGTGGTCAGACTAGTCTGTAAATTTCCCCGACACTCTCGTACCGCTTCTGCCCGGTTTCGCCGCATCGAATACCGACCGCGCGCTCAAAGGCGATCTACCCACAGGGGTTTACAAGAGGGGCTCGCAACAGGGGTCAGCTAGAGGTCCAGATGAAGGGTTCGCGCAAATGGCTCGAACCGCATTGGCC contains:
- a CDS encoding DVUA0089 family protein, yielding MKFRALFAAALAFVAGSASADLQDYDFNGTFSQDNDIVTLSFHIDNPGTVTIFSSSWDDGGFDPIIAIWNAMGGLVQQQDDGGNVGSTMSNGVSYTHGTWDTYYSVALNAGTYFLTIAQYDNFAAGANLSDGFRYDGDAHFTHTLGYGPQADFNGVLNSNDGRNGSWAFHVLNVDVADQVEVPEPAGIALLGLGLVALRLRRKAA